The following is a genomic window from Carassius carassius chromosome 24, fCarCar2.1, whole genome shotgun sequence.
TTTCAAATACAAGTAATTGAAAGTGTGTCTCAACATAGGTTTAGTAATGTAAGCTcgctttataattttttatttttattttttataaataattgtaactgTTGCTTAGGAAAGATATTGTTCACATTTAATGTACAGGCtcaatttattttgttatatttatatgtacattctgttcttatacacacacacacacacaaaataaaactacAACCTTACAGAGAATTTGGCTTCAGCAGTAGAGTTGGTTGGAATGTAacgtatataaattatatttaatatacatagaTGATCCGTTCACAATAAGAACTGTAATATGTATCTACAAACTACAGTGAATTTTCATCTCATACAAACTTTAACACCATTACTAAGTTTTTTAcgtgtttcttttcattttctaaaAGAATGTTCAGCATCAAAAcaatatttgaaaacatttattttaacttttgatTGGCAGCTCTATTAATAAGTATAGAATGTGCCCAGATTTCACTCACAGTTTGAGAGGCTGGATGGTGACTGGCAGTGGGCGGCTGCCCTGGTACTCCGGTGGTGTCTCAAACAGCAGTGAGTGGGCACGCTGGGAGCCATCTGGGTGTGGGAGAGTGGGTCCCGGGCTACTGAGCGCCCTCTGGATCATAATGTGTAAGGGAATGGGGGCTTGACGGGTTGGCGGTTCCTCCGGCGGGCTGGGGGGGTCAAAGTGGACAGGGAGTGGCTGGGGCAGGGGGTAGGGGTAGGAGTGTTGGTGGAGGAGATGATGGGTGTGGGCCCGTGGAGGGGAAAGGGGAGTGTTTGTGGGGAGAGGTGGGGATGGGGGAAGTGAGGGCAACTGATAGCCCCCGGGGATGTTGGCCCTCATGTCCTCAGACAGAATGGAGGGAAGGGAGGAAATGGTCAGAGGGGAGTCCTCTGCATTGCGTTTGGTGACAGGCGTGGTTCTTTTTGGGGGCATGGGGGGCGAGGGCTTGGCCGGTACTAGGTTGGTGCCTCCTTGTGCAAGCTCAGCtgtgttatatataaaaaaaaaaaacaattaaaaaaattgtaaatgtaaGGAACAGTTTTCAAACACACAGCGTTGAAAAATTACTGTACTATTACTCAACagaattaaaggaacagttcacctaaaaactataattctgccatcatttactcgtcCTCATTccattccaaaactgtatgcCTTTCTTCCATGGAAGTCAAAAGGAGGACAAATGAATCTTGTCAATGAATTgagatcacaaaaccagtcaaaataaTTTGTTCTCAAGTTCAACTCCCTGACTCATTAATTCAGCTCCCTGgagcagtatttttatttttaggtgaaactaaactattaaaaatcattttccttacaaagctgaaaaaaacaaacaaatattaaatgaaaagtttaaacaaatgcaattttaaaaagttGCCTTGGGAACTAACAGAATCAgttataaattaaagctaaaaaaatatGACGACAAGCACATCATTACTATAgaatttaaacttaaatataaaaataaatgatcattcaaaataaaattaaacgtaCTGAAATACTGCTGCACAAAAGAACATCAGTCAAAATGGCTTTCCATTTATTCCATCTTAAGGTTATTGTATGCTTTTAAAATTCAATTGGACTACATTTCTAAAGTGTTCTTGTACCCTTTTTGAAGTTTGAAATCTCAACGTAACTGTATGGTAAAAAGCATTCagcacaggtttggaatgagacgaaggagtgagtaaatgacagaaatttcatttttgatgaACACTGGGTTTAAAAGTTTTCATATTTCAGATAAGTGATATATTAGTCGAATCAAATGGCTCCCATCCTGACTTTGCAACAACGTCAGCAAAGACCAACTTATTCTTATAAAACAATCTAAGCAAGCATGTTCACTGACAAAAAGCCATGTGTCTGTTAAATCAATGCATTCAGAAGCCCATGTCTCATGACTTACAGATGATTTGTTTTTCATATAACTGCCAAAGATATGGTGCAAGTATAATGAAGCACAGCAGCCAAACATTCTTTTTGTGAGAAAGCATAAACTAAACTGAACATGCTAACTGCATGTTTAAGCATGTTAGGGTTAGACTAGCTGCCTCTCTATGAATCAAAGCATGAATTTCAGCTCTAAATCGAAGCAACCCACAGGGTTTCAGCATGTGATGAGGTGGATGGATTCAGTCTTTGTTCTCTAATCTCACAGCTGCTTGTGGAGCAACTGTTGCCCAAAGTATTTTACATGAACAACATATGCTAGCATCTGCTCCAGCAGTGATGGCTAAGATCGCTGCAATTTCACAGGGGGTCTTCTAGCCATTTAAACACCTGTTAATAATGTGCCAACGTGCTTCTTGAAACTCTAATGCCCAAAACATGCAGTTTTGCCATTGAgaatgtgagtgagagtgaaggAGTAGAGTAGAAGCAGCAAAGGGAGCATGTTAGAGGCTATAGCACACACAGCAGCAGATGAAGGACGCAGCTTTGCCGACAGCCCCGGCCTCGACGTTTACCTGTGTGCATGCCTCCTGCCCGCCGGCAGAGGTAGACAGGCAGGGACAGGTAGACGTCACGGTCACCCTCACGCTTCCAACAGGACCAGTAGAGAGGGAAATCGCTGCCGTCACCTCCATGCAAGGTGGAGGCTGGCGGGGGACAAAAACATACAGTCCCCGGGCATTAAACACCACATATCTTTACAAAGCAGGGACGACTTATTCCTCTAAATGACTGTAAACATCACACCAGTGTGCATGACGGTGACACTATACACACAAGGTTTTTAAAGTCAACGTGAAGTCAAAATTGACCCCATTTGTTTTCCTAATGACATTCCTGGTATTACTGTGAATCATTCATCAGTGCTGGTTACTTTACAGAAAAAATTAGTTCCTAACATTCaatcaaaatattaaatggaaaCAACTTTCCTTTTCTGGTGATGTCACTTCGGCCACGTGTGTATCCACTTGCTAAGTTTGACTTCACAGTTCTCATAAAAGGCTGTTGAGAATCATACTTTCAGTAGAAAAAGAGGCTTGGACCTGGAAGCAGTATTCATTACTTAACAAGCGGATTGGATAACATTAACCAAGTCAAACAGATAGCTACTGGTTTTAGGTATTCATCAACCTTTTAGGCATTTCACACAATTTGTCAAGTTTTAAAATctattgtgttatttttttcctctcatttttatttttacttgaatatattcattttacttggaaatgtgtcACATTATGAAAGTTAAATGGGTTGCAAATGTAAAATTCAcgttgactttaaatgcatatgtgAGATAAACAACCAGATAAAGCGATAGATATGAATCCCTAGATTATCCTAAAACGTCAAACAGCATCTTTAACATGTTAAGGCGGACATACACTGTGAGATTTCTGTTGCGATTTCGGCAAGGTACCAACTCACACTGTACGAGTAGATCGCATGCGATGTAAAGCCAAAACTCACTTTTTATGCACTCACTGTACGGTCCGATCGCCGAGTTGCGATTTGACTGCTCACACTATACGTGGGGAATCACCCAAATCAACACGTAGGATCCCTCAGAACCCGGATGTTTGTGGCGGTTtcaaaataaacatgctttcccgGAATAAATGCACTGCTTTGGTGATATGCgcaattctgtgtgctgaaacgtccaaaaaaaaaaaaaaggcgtcGGCGTATCTAGACACGCAGGTGGCTCGGAAGACGTGGCCTATATGGTTTATCCATTTTGCAACACAAACTGGAGGTAAGCAGGCGTTTTCTtccctcttttatttttatttttctttgccatAACTCCACAAGTTTTCCCTCCATCACTTCAGTCCACACTACACGCCGTGTCACCATGGTTTCGTTTATGGTTTCGCGCATGCGCAGTGAGGGAAACGCGGAAAACAGTTCGTAGCCCTGCTTCAATAGTGCGATACCTCACGAGAGGCGACCAAAATTTCAGAAATCCATCCGACCAACCGATTGCTGGTGGGGAGAGGTTAATTGCCTCTCGTTTCCCCTTGTACACTGCACGAACACTGCACAACAAACGATgcacaaaaatgctgaaaatcgtCCCGACCCGAAAAAAAGTCGCACGAGTCAGAATTCGGCTCAAAATCGGATgaaaatcgcacagtgtatgcccggccTTAGGTTGAACTAGCTACCAACTCTCAGTAAAGCAACaaaaacacctgttcaatttctcattaattcaattatctaatcaaccaatcacatgacagttgcttcaatgcatttaggtgtgtggtcctggtcaagacaatctcctgaactccaaactgaatgtcagaatgggaaagaaaggtaaTTTAAGcgattttgagcatggcatggttgttggtgccagacgggccggtctgagtatttcacaatctgctcagttactgggattttcacgcacaactaTTTCTAGGGTTTACTAAGAATGgtatgaaaagggaaaaacatccagtatgcggcagtactgtgggcgaaaatgccttgttgatactAGAGGTCAGAGAATAGGCCGACTGATTCAAgttgatagaagagcaactttgactgaaataaccactcgttacaaccaaggtatgcagcaaagcatttgtgaagccacaacacaccaaaattggacagttgaagactggaaaaatgttgcctggtctgacgagtctcgatttctgttgagacattcagatggtaaagtcagaatttggcgtaaacagaatgagaacatggatccatcatgccttgttaccactgtgcaggctggtggtggtggtgtaatggtgtgggggatgttttcttggcacactttaggccccttagtgccaattgggcatcgtttaaatgccacggcctacctgcgcattgtttctgaccatgtccatccctttatgacaaccatgtacccatcctctgatggctacttccagcagcaTAATGCactatgtcacaaagctcgaatcatttcaaattggtttcttgaacatgacaatgagttcactgtactaaaatggcccccacagtcaccagatctcaacccaatagagcatctttgggatgtggtggaacgggagcttcgtgccctggatgtgcatcccatctccatcaactgcaagatgctatcctatcaatatgggccaacatttctaaagaatgctttcagcaccttgttcaatcaatgccacgtagaattaaggcaattctgaaggcgaaagggggccAAACACAgcattagtatggtgttcctaataatccctTAGGTGAGTGTAGTTACTAACACAAATGGTGTCAAGCAAGACCTATGTACAATATCTGCTCTTATAATGCAGCAGAGCTACAGTCTGGTGGTTGCATTTCAACATAAAGATCTGGATCGTTCCAGTGTACAGAGACTCAGCACATGGTTTCTAAGCAGTAATACAACACACAAATGAGATGTACGGTTGTGAAGTGAACTTCTCATATGATTTAACAAACACATATAATGGACAAATTCTCCCAAATTAGAAAGAGTTCCCATGAAATTGGAACAAGCATGCCTTTTGTTTTTCCGCAATACCTTGGGACAAACGACAAATCCAAGATAATCCAAGCATAaatgaaaacattgtttttagTAATAACTCAGTTTCTCGCAATCAAAGACTATTATCAAGTTGATCAGCTTAATGGTCCGggccccaaaagaaaaaaactggCTCAGCAAGAAGAGAACAGCAGAAGTGTATTACATACATGGATAAGATCTTATGATGTATGCCATGGCACACATGTACACGGTTTTAAAGCAGCACTGCATGTCACAATGTCtaaatgcttaaaaaatatattaaaagtaaaaatggtCAAAGAATTGTTGTTAATGCACTAACAAACATATAAGCAGCAGTGTGGTTTGTATGAGATGCTGTAGTGTGTGCCTGCGAGCAAGGCCAGTAGGTTTGTTTTGAATATTAGCTAGAATATTAAAAATTCTTTCAAACTATGCTAATACACAGTTACAAACCCAGACAGAAATTATTAATACTGCAATCTTTATTTAATAAAGGATAAGTTGTCACAGTATCTAACAACTGTGAAATTGAAAGTATCTGAAGAATACTGAAATTCCCATTTTAATTCTAAGCTGTTTTGACTTCCCTCACTGACCATTTTATTACTTTCCTCATTTGCACCATTTGTTTGCCTAAAACACAAGTGCTTCCACTGCTGATCAGTTGTTCCTGactttttaaaagaatatttatCAACTATCTTTTATACACTAAAATATTTTCGGATATATCTATTGTCATGAATACATAAACCTCATAAATCtaagtattatattatatcatataagtagtaataaaaatacatacattttaatactTAGAGATGAATCATCAGTGGTGATTTGCAGCACAGTATTTTTGCACAGACGTGTCCTTACTATCCATTCCCAAATCTACACCCATGCCTGTGCGTTTAATAGGGAGAATTAATTATGAGAAAGTGATCAGTTAGCTCGCATGAGGAAGCGAATGAATTGTGGCTGAATGAATTTCACTGTCTTTTATAAGGGGTCGTATTATTTATGTTATGACATATCGGAGACCACTCACCAAACATTGCGGGGTGGTTGCTGCGGTTGATTGGCTTGGGTGGAGGGAGAGGGGGCTGTTTGGTGGGCTGGGCTGGGACGTTGCCCATAGAGGATGGCGCTGAAGAGGTGGTAAGGGGGGCGCTACTGGCTACTGTCTGTGTGTTGGCGCCAGCCGAGGACACGTTTCGTAGCGGTTTTCCAGCTGTGCTGACagctgaggaggaggaggaagaggagaaaaCAGATGCAGGGTTGTTGGCAGGAGTGCGGGGCAAGCTGTCAGCACCAGGTTCTGCTGTGGAAGTCAtcagccattttggtggcatgaCGGACTGCTTGGGGGGCAGAGGTTCCCGCAGTGTGTCCCTCAAACCCTCGGAGTTAGGAATGTATTGACTGCTGTCAGACTCTGTAAGAGAATTCATAATattcagaaaaaataattaaaatgcttaTTCTGTGTTATGTGTCTCATAATAACTCAAGCTGATCAGAAATTAGTGCCGTTTAAGACTTCTAAGATAAATTTCACAACGAAAACTCTGATTCAGCGATTTAATAGTGTTGTTActgtaaactaaaactaaaatttaaactaataatcattaggggtgtaacggtacccAAAAATCACgattcggtacgtacctcggttttaaagtcacggttcggttcattttcgttacagtaagggaaaaaaatgcaaactttaaactgcaggttgtttattactatagactttttttaacaatttgtttacgcttttttaaatactttttaataaaatatatataaaataaaaaaagaataagaaataaaatactgctgcaaagttctccactaaataaaatactctcagtctcaaaccaatatcatataataaaatataatgaaaaatataaataaataacaatgattacagtgcagcactaccaatcccagcttgctcatatttaaaaaaaatatatataacttttccaaagtgtgaagtgcagcatcaacagtttcagtttttagacctgctcagatttcgttattgcgttggaccgatcggaattaagagcaaaggtctgtttaaatgccaacggaagctgcgtttgaattacaatcgtttttttcctagttgtagtgatgttcacactcgcgtgatgccttttgaaaaccttaggccggtgatacactggcatattgcacctgtcaaacaccgtcaatactgttgacggtgtcctttatcagtaggctttatatgtatgctcaacatgaagtatagatattgttgtagtgaagacaagatcctggtctgtcggcgcctcggcggtctccctctatgtcacctacagtagcagtagcgcgtcaggcaccattctggtgtgtaaagacagaaaacgcgaagcaggtgtcacgcaactgacaaacagcagaaacgccacgctcatgcCATGTAGCCAGTGtttcaccggccttagaatcagctgcagggcgggatttgcgctgaacgcagagacttccgccacttaatatgttcgtttggaaacacgaaaatgtatatgttctgcatacaaaatattgcattcggtcattcgttacacacgtgcaccataccgaaagccctgtaccgaaacgttccggtacgaatacacgtaatGTTACATCCCCAATAATTATAGTATAATAGTTGTAGTTTATTGAAATAAAGATAGAAAatcaattataaatattaaaaacatttaaaaaactagTCTCATTATATAAAGCAGTTTAAATGGTTAAtggttacttttttcttttttttaagtgacaaTTTAATTTCAGTATGTCAAAAAGAATATTAAgctaaatacatttcttttaaaaactacATTGCTCTTAACATGAAGCAATATTTGAATAGTGactgaataatttaaatgaaaactgtatCATCAGTCCTAGTGGAGGGTCAAATCTGTCTCAGAATGTTCACTTTGATGAGGATTGAGGTGACTGTGGTTTATTAATTAGGAAAGAACAGGAGAATTCAGCTTAGCTGAGCTCAGTTCCTAAATAAGAACCTTAGCTGGAGCAGAACCCATGGGACCACAGACACTTGTCTCACTCTAGTTGGCCCAACAGAAGGTGAGGAAGTGATGGTGGAAGTGTGGAGAACAAAGAACAGGAAGGTGGAAAGGGAACTAGAGAAAAAGATTAGAATTGATGCTACAAACCTCGTCTTCCCCTTGCCTCTTCGACAGACAAGTGGCGAGGAAGCATTGGCTTCCAGTCTGATTCGGGGCGAGTCCTGCGTCCATCCTCAGAGGGGGCTTTCATTAGCCCAGGCCTCTTGTCCACTTCAGCATGTAGTCTTCCTCCATGTCGGATATCATCCCCTTGCCAGGCCAGATTAGATTTCCAGTCCTCTGTCCCAACAGACCAACCACTTTTCCTGCCATCTTCCTGATTGGAGGTCCGGGGGCCCAATGCTCCGCGATGATCCCCGTCAGAAGGGGCATGACCTCTGCGATCATCGGGCTGCGGCAGCCAGACAGGGTTGACTCTAAATTCAGATTCAGTGGGCGAGTGTCTCTGCTCTAGCCCAAGACCTCCACCACCTCCCACAGGCAGAGTGTGACCATTCTTCACATAAGGTGTCTTGTGGCCATGGGCCTCACCTGATTCTGCAAACAAAGAgggaaccaagaaaaaaaaattacaaaaagcacTATTAAAGAAGCACATATGACTTTTGTGCTAAATTctgtaatgttttctgaaaacacaACAATATCTTTGCgtcagaaaaaaaaaggaaaatactatttttattttctcctctgctatGTGTCTGAAATCTCATTCATATCATGGTGTATCAAGATATATCACACCAGGTATGACATCAATAATGCTAAATAACATTGGACTGTATGTCTCAGGACGAATTTCATTGtgcaaaatgtcaaaatgtgAACATTCATGGGATTTAAGAGCTAAAGGGTAAGTTTCCAAtgcaaaacaacaaaaggtgctgtAATTTATGACTTTACAACAATTGGAATATACTGCAAAATCCATATGAACCTCTTATGATGCGTTTTGGAGTTTTACAGCCACTGGTCACTATTCActttaattttaaagaaaaaaagcaaagagCTCCTTTTGTGTTATATGGTGGAAATAATGTCATACAATTTTTGAGTTTTCATTACCTTACTGAAAAtatgtataattaatattttttattatgtagtAAAAGTTTTCAACAGGCATAAAAGGCATTTGAAATGCACTGTGATTATTAACAAAAGAACACAGGAAGTGCACATACAGAAACGACATGCTTCACCGTTTAAATACTGTATTCATTGAACAAATATTTATGTTTCTCTGAAAGCAACAGCCTTGCCAAAATTCTAAaggatttgcatttttatttctaaCAGAGATCGGATTTGCAAAATCCTTTCAAATCGGGTTAGAGACTAACGTGGTTTGCTTCTGAATCTCAACGAGCCTGTAGCTCCGATTAGCTCTGAAGTACAGGTGGTGTCTCCTCACACATCTCTCAGAGGTTACGAGCAGCCCTCAAATAAATGGGCCTCTAAAGCAGCCAGTTCACAGCGCATgactttttttaaagctttttgctGCAAGGCACAATTTGCTCCACTTTCTTGTCTTAAGAAAAACTGCATGTCATTTCCTTCCCAAAATATGAAGAGTCAAAAATAGGTATCAAATTGAAAACTGCCTCGAAAACTGCAGATTTCATCTCCGCTCCCCTGACTGCTACCACATTAACAGGGCTGAGATGATATACAACCTCACTgagctgtctgtctttctctaccATGAAGAGAGACGATGCACTAAAATTAATGTATAGCACATGTATCAAAAGAGCTGAACTGTGATTCAGCAGTAATGTATGCTGCACATCAGTAAGCATCAGAGGGAGAAATCATTCCTaatttttatatttccttttgAGGCCCCGAGTTTGCTTCTGCTGGTATGTCTACCACAAATCACAAGACTGTAAGAAATACAGTGAGACCACTCAAACCCTGACACACTCAGGTTCTATGGACTTTTAGAAAACGACTCTcttaaaacactgtttatttacTATCACTAAtttactttaaagggttagttcatcgaaaaatcataattatgttattaataactcaccctcatgcttcTTGGTCGAgccagaaaatgaacaaaagattgactcatcggttttaggatcaccagtagttctttcggacagttcgattcaataaaccggttgaagaaaacggttcaccggttcttttgcgctcgacttaatggcgtcatttgtgatgactgc
Proteins encoded in this region:
- the LOC132103223 gene encoding phosphatase and actin regulator 4B-like isoform X2: MGQTFPLETAPQNSCTHLDDEGDQQHSSTGSEGGTAGDSTPPPKRKGKFSTLGKIFRPWKWRKKKSSEKFKETSEVLERKMSMRRPRQELIEQGVLKELPDNGEAHGHKTPYVKNGHTLPVGGGGGLGLEQRHSPTESEFRVNPVWLPQPDDRRGHAPSDGDHRGALGPRTSNQEDGRKSGWSVGTEDWKSNLAWQGDDIRHGGRLHAEVDKRPGLMKAPSEDGRRTRPESDWKPMLPRHLSVEEARGRRESDSSQYIPNSEGLRDTLREPLPPKQSVMPPKWLMTSTAEPGADSLPRTPANNPASVFSSSSSSSAVSTAGKPLRNVSSAGANTQTVASSAPLTTSSAPSSMGNVPAQPTKQPPLPPPKPINRSNHPAMFASTLHGGDGSDFPLYWSCWKREGDRDVYLSLPVYLCRRAGGMHTAELAQGGTNLVPAKPSPPMPPKRTTPVTKRNAEDSPLTISSLPSILSEDMRANIPGGYQLPSLPPSPPLPTNTPLSPPRAHTHHLLHQHSYPYPLPQPLPVHFDPPSPPEEPPTRQAPIPLHIMIQRALSSPGPTLPHPDGSQRAHSLLFETPPEYQGSRPLPVTIQPLKLDEDDYSDDDEEEEDDEDDDEQPLPVHLPSPHSQPDLEPRSRRCLVGDLSVSVIPEGNNSSDEEEDQRLEESDSDGPVLYKEDESDEEDDDDSPPSALASRVKRKDTLALKLSSRPSAPDRQAPERQAKVEHMGLSWQSREQWEAIRTQIGTALTRRLSQRPSAEELKQRNILQPKNEADRQAEVREIKRRLTRKLSERPTVAELQARKILRFHEYVEVTSAQDYDRRADKPWTKLTPADKAAIRKELNEFKSSEMEVHEESRIYTRFHRP
- the LOC132103223 gene encoding phosphatase and actin regulator 4B-like isoform X1, encoding MGQTFPLETAPQNSCTHLDDEGDQQHSSTGSEGGTAGDSTPPPKRKGKFSTLGKIFRPWKWRKKKSSEKFKETSEVLERKMSMRRPRQELIEQGVLKELPDNESGEAHGHKTPYVKNGHTLPVGGGGGLGLEQRHSPTESEFRVNPVWLPQPDDRRGHAPSDGDHRGALGPRTSNQEDGRKSGWSVGTEDWKSNLAWQGDDIRHGGRLHAEVDKRPGLMKAPSEDGRRTRPESDWKPMLPRHLSVEEARGRRESDSSQYIPNSEGLRDTLREPLPPKQSVMPPKWLMTSTAEPGADSLPRTPANNPASVFSSSSSSSAVSTAGKPLRNVSSAGANTQTVASSAPLTTSSAPSSMGNVPAQPTKQPPLPPPKPINRSNHPAMFASTLHGGDGSDFPLYWSCWKREGDRDVYLSLPVYLCRRAGGMHTAELAQGGTNLVPAKPSPPMPPKRTTPVTKRNAEDSPLTISSLPSILSEDMRANIPGGYQLPSLPPSPPLPTNTPLSPPRAHTHHLLHQHSYPYPLPQPLPVHFDPPSPPEEPPTRQAPIPLHIMIQRALSSPGPTLPHPDGSQRAHSLLFETPPEYQGSRPLPVTIQPLKLDEDDYSDDDEEEEDDEDDDEQPLPVHLPSPHSQPDLEPRSRRCLVGDLSVSVIPEGNNSSDEEEDQRLEESDSDGPVLYKEDESDEEDDDDSPPSALASRVKRKDTLALKLSSRPSAPDRQAPERQAKVEHMGLSWQSREQWEAIRTQIGTALTRRLSQRPSAEELKQRNILQPKNEADRQAEVREIKRRLTRKLSERPTVAELQARKILRFHEYVEVTSAQDYDRRADKPWTKLTPADKAAIRKELNEFKSSEMEVHEESRIYTRFHRP
- the LOC132103223 gene encoding phosphatase and actin regulator 4B-like isoform X5; protein product: MGQTFPLETAPQNSCTHLDDEGDQQHSSTGSEGGTAGDSTPPPKRKGKFSTLGKIFRPWKWRKKKSSEKFKETSEVLERKMSMRRPRQELIEQGVLKELPDNESGEAHGHKTPYVKNGHTLPVGGGGGLGLEQRHSPTESEFRVNPVWLPQPDDRRGHAPSDGDHRGALGPRTSNQEDGRKSGWSVGTEDWKSNLAWQGDDIRHGGRLHAEVDKRPGLMKAPSEDGRRTRPESDWKPMLPRHLSVEEARGRRESDSSQYIPNSEGLRDTLREPLPPKQSVMPPKWLMTSTAEPGADSLPRTPANNPASVFSSSSSSSAVSTAGKPLRNVSSAGANTQTVASSAPLTTSSAPSSMGNVPAQPTKQPPLPPPKPINRSNHPAMFAELAQGGTNLVPAKPSPPMPPKRTTPVTKRNAEDSPLTISSLPSILSEDMRANIPGGYQLPSLPPSPPLPTNTPLSPPRAHTHHLLHQHSYPYPLPQPLPVHFDPPSPPEEPPTRQAPIPLHIMIQRALSSPGPTLPHPDGSQRAHSLLFETPPEYQGSRPLPVTIQPLKLDEDDYSDDDEEEEDDEDDDEQPLPVHLPSPHSQPDLEPRSRRCLVGDLSVSVIPEGNNSSDEEEDQRLEESDSDGPVLYKEDESDEEDDDDSPPSALASRVKRKDTLALKLSSRPSAPDRQAPERQAKVEHMGLSWQSREQWEAIRTQIGTALTRRLSQRPSAEELKQRNILQPKNEADRQAEVREIKRRLTRKLSERPTVAELQARKILRFHEYVEVTSAQDYDRRADKPWTKLTPADKAAIRKELNEFKSSEMEVHEESRIYTRFHRP
- the LOC132103223 gene encoding phosphatase and actin regulator 4B-like isoform X3, translated to MACCFQTSCHGSWSPDDEGDQQHSSTGSEGGTAGDSTPPPKRKGKFSTLGKIFRPWKWRKKKSSEKFKETSEVLERKMSMRRPRQELIEQGVLKELPDNESGEAHGHKTPYVKNGHTLPVGGGGGLGLEQRHSPTESEFRVNPVWLPQPDDRRGHAPSDGDHRGALGPRTSNQEDGRKSGWSVGTEDWKSNLAWQGDDIRHGGRLHAEVDKRPGLMKAPSEDGRRTRPESDWKPMLPRHLSVEEARGRRESDSSQYIPNSEGLRDTLREPLPPKQSVMPPKWLMTSTAEPGADSLPRTPANNPASVFSSSSSSSAVSTAGKPLRNVSSAGANTQTVASSAPLTTSSAPSSMGNVPAQPTKQPPLPPPKPINRSNHPAMFASTLHGGDGSDFPLYWSCWKREGDRDVYLSLPVYLCRRAGGMHTAELAQGGTNLVPAKPSPPMPPKRTTPVTKRNAEDSPLTISSLPSILSEDMRANIPGGYQLPSLPPSPPLPTNTPLSPPRAHTHHLLHQHSYPYPLPQPLPVHFDPPSPPEEPPTRQAPIPLHIMIQRALSSPGPTLPHPDGSQRAHSLLFETPPEYQGSRPLPVTIQPLKLDEDDYSDDDEEEEDDEDDDEQPLPVHLPSPHSQPDLEPRSRRCLVGDLSVSVIPEGNNSSDEEEDQRLEESDSDGPVLYKEDESDEEDDDDSPPSALASRVKRKDTLALKLSSRPSAPDRQAPERQAKVEHMGLSWQSREQWEAIRTQIGTALTRRLSQRPSAEELKQRNILQPKNEADRQAEVREIKRRLTRKLSERPTVAELQARKILRFHEYVEVTSAQDYDRRADKPWTKLTPADKAAIRKELNEFKSSEMEVHEESRIYTRFHRP
- the LOC132103223 gene encoding phosphatase and actin regulator 4B-like isoform X4, with product MENRDDEGDQQHSSTGSEGGTAGDSTPPPKRKGKFSTLGKIFRPWKWRKKKSSEKFKETSEVLERKMSMRRPRQELIEQGVLKELPDNESGEAHGHKTPYVKNGHTLPVGGGGGLGLEQRHSPTESEFRVNPVWLPQPDDRRGHAPSDGDHRGALGPRTSNQEDGRKSGWSVGTEDWKSNLAWQGDDIRHGGRLHAEVDKRPGLMKAPSEDGRRTRPESDWKPMLPRHLSVEEARGRRESDSSQYIPNSEGLRDTLREPLPPKQSVMPPKWLMTSTAEPGADSLPRTPANNPASVFSSSSSSSAVSTAGKPLRNVSSAGANTQTVASSAPLTTSSAPSSMGNVPAQPTKQPPLPPPKPINRSNHPAMFASTLHGGDGSDFPLYWSCWKREGDRDVYLSLPVYLCRRAGGMHTAELAQGGTNLVPAKPSPPMPPKRTTPVTKRNAEDSPLTISSLPSILSEDMRANIPGGYQLPSLPPSPPLPTNTPLSPPRAHTHHLLHQHSYPYPLPQPLPVHFDPPSPPEEPPTRQAPIPLHIMIQRALSSPGPTLPHPDGSQRAHSLLFETPPEYQGSRPLPVTIQPLKLDEDDYSDDDEEEEDDEDDDEQPLPVHLPSPHSQPDLEPRSRRCLVGDLSVSVIPEGNNSSDEEEDQRLEESDSDGPVLYKEDESDEEDDDDSPPSALASRVKRKDTLALKLSSRPSAPDRQAPERQAKVEHMGLSWQSREQWEAIRTQIGTALTRRLSQRPSAEELKQRNILQPKNEADRQAEVREIKRRLTRKLSERPTVAELQARKILRFHEYVEVTSAQDYDRRADKPWTKLTPADKAAIRKELNEFKSSEMEVHEESRIYTRFHRP